In the genome of Lathyrus oleraceus cultivar Zhongwan6 chromosome 4, CAAS_Psat_ZW6_1.0, whole genome shotgun sequence, the window GATCGAGCTTTTTGAAGCAAGATCGTAAAAATACATGTTGGGTCTTTTTTCTGGGCATGTATTAATGATTTTCATGTttttgtgtatgtgtgtatgtatATATGTATGAAATTACCCTTTTTGCCTTCGGTCGGATCTCGCATGCCGTGCTAAATATCTGAGTTTTACTATCTTTCACAAATTGACCGATCCTACTTAAGATCTCGTGCTTGACTACATTGCATATTAGAACCTGAAAATAACTTAAGATTCAAGGCATAAGAAAAATGGCTGGCTATACATAGCTGACAAAAATAGTGTCTCACTACACTAAGTTTTTAGGTTGTGATTCATTCTGTTGTGATTCATTGGATTGGAATGAATCAGAATTCATCATAGTGAATCAGGATTCAATATAATGAATCAAAACTCAGTATGAGAGTCGTGTCTAAAATGGATAAACAATAGAGGTTTGTATCGGTTGTATCCAATTTTGTACCGAATAGAGATATGACTCACATGTTTTGTAAAGTACTGATGGCCATGCTCAAATTGATGCAATTATTATGTGTGACTGATTGAAATCAAAGATTCCTAGTCTTAAACTCTTGCATGTTACCTGTGACTTATTTTAATCCAGCTTTTTTGGCAACAAAAAGCTCTGCATTGAAGTTAGCACGTTCTGGTACACAAATCGCAGAGGACGTTTGGATTAGAAATTTACCTCTTGTGTCTGATTTTCAACGGGAAGCTGGTGAAAAGTTCTCTTGCTTTCGCCAAAAGTATTTATCAATCAATGGAACTGATTTCTTTGATGTGAAGAACAGCTTGCCTTTGCTTACTACATCTGCCTGTAAAAATATACAAGCATTTCATGACCAGTTTTTCCCTCATAAAGGTATTATTTTGTTTTCGAATATAAAATTCACCTCTACTCAAATACCTAGTATTTGTCGTGTAGAAATTGTTTGCTTTCCTTTTTGCACCATTTATCTATCCTGCTGAGTTAGTTGCGTTCATGTTTTTCTGCTTATCTTATCTTTATTTAACGGTACATTTCTTCTCCGCTTTAGCATTTAGCTCATTCATCTACCAAGTTATCCAAAACATTATTTTCTATTAATTTTGGATTATTTTATCTCTTTTCTCTATTTTTCCTCCTAAACTAAGGAAGGCAATCTGGTGTTACAAAGCTCCCAGATAGGAACAATGCCTTTCTCTATCTCATGATTTTCTTATTTAATGTGCTTAATGCACTAGCTAGAAACAAGTCCAAAATCAGAATCTAGATAAATGCCCCAACTTCTGTACTAATAGTTATTTTCCCTTATGATGGTTATGGACCTAACCCAAAATATAGGTTGACAACTTTCCGATGATAGTAGCTAATAGCTTTAGGTTTTCCATGGATTACAAATCTTTGCAGTCGTGTTTTCACGCATTTTCTGAAATCGCAGGCCGTTTGATTAAAATCAGACGCCACAATTGCAACCGTGTATTATTCGTCAAATCACACTGGTAAAATGTGAGCCCTCCAATTTTTTGATCGGACGGCCTGCAATCCACTACTGCAACGAATGCATGAAAACGCGATTGTGTTAGATCCAAATCTGATTTCTGTCTCTGAATTTAGGACATGAAAAACCAAAGATTGTTAATTTTTTTGAACTGATGCTGCATTCAGTTCCAATTGATACTTGCACTATTCTCCCTCTATATTAACTTCATTACCTGCTGCTGATGTTAAGCAAAGTAGCTTGATTGTTGCATCTCTTATTTTGCAGGAAAAGATTGATTCTTTTCACCCACAACTATTGGCTTTGTGGTTACTTTTTGATGAAACTCTTAGTTatttccccacagactctcctaGCCTTCGGTTCTATGATGGAGAGAACATATAACATCAGTGACAAGAAAACTAAAAGGGTAGTTAGCAAATAGAGAAGAATATCAAGTATCAGTTTTCTTCTTTTATTCAAAAATGTTACCGATTTCACGATATTTGAGAAAATATATGCTATTTTTGTCGTCAAGCCCACAAGTTGCAAACATCTATCCACTCTTCACTGAATTGGTATCTTGTGTTATGAGTTGTTGAGAGAAGCACTCTATAGAATGCTTGATAGATTGACAAACTA includes:
- the LOC127074844 gene encoding cadmium-induced protein AS8, with amino-acid sequence MIIKGLFRRYKRWNPVHPTYGAFYGMGFGVGCGVGWGPGFGPEVVGYVGSGCGVGFNVGITLAGFGIGLPANIIFAAPYNAFLATKSSALKLARSGTQIAEDVWIRNLPLVSDFQREAGEKFSCFRQKYLSINGTDFFDVKNSLPLLTTSACKNIQAFHDQFFPHKGKD